One part of the Flavobacterium johnsoniae UW101 genome encodes these proteins:
- a CDS encoding alkaline phosphatase, with the protein MKKIITLFCLQLFVFVQAQEYTSSNIHSHNDYASALPFYGAYSNEAGVIEADVFLVNNELFVAHTSKEIAQHNTLKSMYLEPLSAKLKNLGSKAYPGNKPLILMIDIKSDADSTLKVIAQQLKTYPDITVNKNIKVVISGNRPNPAQWKDYPEFIYFDGRLNENYTADQLARVEMISEDLHELTVWNGKGVLTQADLEKIQSTIRKVHNQNKKIRFWATQDNVNTWMTLMNLKVDFIGTDNVAELTHFINNIKSTFYQNTEFHEAYVPKNASAFAKKKPKNVILLIGDGMGLTQIYSGYTANKGQLSLFNIPTQGFSITKASDSYITDSAAGATAMATGHKTNNRFISVDESGKTLELITQQLAKKNYKTAIISAGNITDATPAAFYAHQPERSYSEPIAFDFLSNPSDILIGGGTKEFKARKDGKDLSKTLTEKGYTFSDKFSSLDTIKNSRFVVLEDAAVVSMKNGRGDFLTKSFAKTVNTFSKTKNPFFIMAEGAQIDYGGHSNNVEYVVREMLDFDKLVGQAMEFVDHNPETLLIVTADHETGGLSLIDGSIEKGYVHGSFSTNDHTAVPVPVFAYGAGAQNFSGVYQNTAIYTKILESLSIK; encoded by the coding sequence ATGAAAAAAATAATCACCCTTTTTTGCCTCCAGCTTTTTGTATTCGTGCAGGCGCAGGAATACACATCATCAAACATTCATTCTCATAACGATTATGCCAGTGCGCTTCCGTTTTACGGAGCTTATTCTAACGAAGCAGGCGTTATTGAGGCCGATGTATTTTTAGTAAACAATGAATTGTTTGTTGCCCATACATCAAAAGAAATTGCACAGCATAATACATTAAAAAGTATGTATTTGGAACCGCTTTCTGCTAAATTAAAGAATCTGGGCTCAAAAGCATATCCAGGCAATAAGCCTTTAATTTTAATGATCGACATTAAATCTGATGCCGATTCGACTTTAAAAGTAATTGCACAGCAGTTAAAAACTTATCCTGATATTACAGTAAATAAAAACATAAAAGTGGTTATTTCAGGAAACAGACCAAACCCTGCACAATGGAAAGACTATCCGGAGTTTATTTATTTTGACGGAAGACTGAATGAAAACTATACTGCAGATCAATTAGCAAGAGTTGAAATGATCAGTGAAGATTTGCATGAATTAACCGTTTGGAACGGAAAAGGAGTTCTAACACAAGCCGATTTAGAAAAAATCCAGTCAACGATTAGAAAAGTTCACAATCAGAATAAAAAAATACGTTTTTGGGCTACTCAGGATAATGTAAATACCTGGATGACTTTAATGAACCTGAAAGTTGATTTTATAGGAACAGATAATGTGGCAGAATTAACGCATTTTATCAACAATATCAAATCAACATTTTATCAAAATACAGAGTTTCATGAGGCGTATGTTCCTAAAAATGCATCGGCTTTCGCCAAAAAGAAACCAAAAAATGTTATTCTTTTAATTGGAGACGGAATGGGGTTAACGCAGATTTACTCTGGTTACACAGCGAATAAAGGACAGTTAAGCCTTTTTAATATTCCTACGCAGGGATTTTCGATAACCAAAGCATCAGACAGTTATATTACAGATTCTGCTGCAGGCGCAACGGCAATGGCAACAGGACATAAAACCAACAACAGATTTATAAGCGTTGACGAAAGCGGCAAAACATTAGAATTAATTACACAGCAATTAGCTAAGAAAAATTACAAAACCGCTATTATTTCGGCAGGAAATATTACAGATGCTACTCCGGCCGCTTTTTATGCACATCAGCCGGAAAGAAGTTACAGTGAACCAATTGCTTTTGATTTCCTGAGTAATCCATCGGATATATTAATTGGAGGCGGAACAAAAGAGTTTAAGGCCAGAAAAGACGGAAAAGATTTGTCTAAAACCCTGACCGAAAAAGGATATACTTTCTCTGATAAATTCAGTTCTTTGGATACAATCAAAAACAGCAGATTTGTGGTTTTAGAAGATGCAGCAGTAGTTTCTATGAAAAACGGAAGAGGTGATTTTTTAACCAAATCATTTGCCAAGACAGTCAATACTTTTTCTAAAACAAAGAATCCGTTTTTCATTATGGCCGAAGGTGCTCAAATCGATTACGGCGGACACAGCAATAATGTAGAATATGTGGTTCGCGAAATGCTTGATTTTGACAAACTAGTAGGGCAGGCGATGGAATTTGTAGACCATAATCCAGAAACACTTTTAATTGTAACAGCAGATCACGAAACAGGCGGATTATCTTTAATTGACGGAAGTATCGAAAAAGGTTATGTTCACGGAAGTTTTAGTACAAACGATCATACAGCAGTTCCGGTTCCGGTTTTTGCTTACGGAGCAGGTGCTCAAAACTTTTCAGGAGTGTATCAAAACACAGCGATTTATACGAAGATTTTAGAATCGCTTTCAATAAAATAA
- a CDS encoding ATP-binding protein — translation MKIHIFGASGSGVTTTGNALAEKLAYRYFDSDDYFWEKSDVPFTLRRNPEERNSKIKSDLENSENWILGGSIFQWGENVFPDFDLVVYLWIPPQIRMERLKKREFERYGNVIYTNPDRIKQFEDFMEWAADYDNNTGIASRNFQAHENWLNSIDFPVLKISGDLTLQQRIDLIIENINKKPLH, via the coding sequence ATGAAGATTCATATTTTTGGTGCATCAGGAAGCGGTGTTACCACAACAGGAAATGCATTAGCAGAAAAACTTGCTTATAGATATTTTGACAGTGATGACTATTTCTGGGAAAAATCAGATGTTCCATTTACTTTAAGGAGAAATCCTGAAGAAAGAAATTCTAAAATAAAATCGGATCTTGAAAATTCTGAGAATTGGATTTTGGGCGGTTCTATTTTTCAATGGGGAGAAAATGTTTTTCCTGATTTTGATTTGGTTGTATATTTATGGATTCCGCCGCAAATTAGAATGGAAAGACTGAAAAAAAGAGAATTTGAACGATATGGAAATGTAATTTATACCAATCCTGACCGCATAAAACAGTTTGAAGACTTTATGGAATGGGCTGCAGATTATGATAACAACACCGGAATTGCCAGCAGAAATTTTCAAGCTCACGAAAACTGGTTAAATTCTATTGATTTCCCTGTTTTAAAGATTTCAGGCGATTTAACACTTCAACAGCGAATTGATCTTATTATCGAAAATATAAACAAAAAGCCCCTGCATTAA
- a CDS encoding RagB/SusD family nutrient uptake outer membrane protein, which produces MKKISLLLLSFTLLVGTTACESELDVVPQGAPSSGNFWKTPADAKAGVNSIYALYSDDNMYGRGFFWLNNASDDIGTKPRQNAERIKNFIVDGAESDTKDIWRIHYEIMKRCNDVIRNIPNIPLDEKTKNGMLGEAYFNHAVMHLELAYHYGDDRAGIPIQDRENPTNVYVPRAKNVAENYAYIAADLIKAADLLPYFNELSADNYGRAHKTAAWAYLVRTYLYAKDWDNAIKYANMIVASGKHKLLDNYEDVFKIKNNWSTEYIWSVTSSAENTSLGSIFPGVCLEDKGWGVYNGWGNFYPTKELFDTYDPTDKRRSATILQKGDKFVYFGEEVTFNEGAHIVSSSNRTGYQFKKYMEPFSYPKTTSGGIDIRYVNANGDKPSTALNVPLLRYADVILMLAEAKLMKGQNADTEINMIRHRAGLGDLSGATMTDLKRERRCELAGEWTDRHFDLVRWGDAKETYAKPLHHYDGSVIYPARNFNPAIHHVWPIPPDEIAVSKGALTQNQGW; this is translated from the coding sequence ATAAGTCTTTTATTATTGAGTTTTACGCTTTTAGTCGGCACAACGGCTTGCGAAAGCGAACTTGATGTTGTACCGCAGGGAGCACCTTCGAGCGGGAATTTCTGGAAAACTCCGGCAGACGCAAAGGCTGGTGTAAATTCAATTTACGCTTTGTATTCTGATGATAATATGTACGGCCGCGGTTTCTTTTGGCTGAACAATGCCAGCGATGACATCGGAACAAAACCAAGACAAAACGCAGAACGTATTAAAAACTTTATTGTTGATGGTGCAGAATCAGATACCAAAGATATCTGGAGAATTCACTACGAAATCATGAAACGATGCAACGACGTAATTCGTAACATTCCAAATATTCCTTTAGATGAAAAAACTAAAAACGGAATGTTGGGCGAAGCTTATTTCAATCATGCAGTAATGCATTTAGAATTGGCTTACCATTATGGAGACGATCGCGCGGGAATTCCAATTCAGGACAGAGAAAACCCAACAAACGTTTACGTGCCGCGTGCTAAAAACGTTGCAGAAAACTACGCATATATCGCTGCCGATTTAATTAAAGCAGCTGATTTACTGCCTTATTTTAATGAACTTTCGGCAGATAATTACGGGCGCGCTCATAAAACTGCCGCATGGGCTTATTTAGTTCGTACGTATTTGTATGCAAAAGACTGGGACAATGCTATAAAATATGCCAATATGATTGTAGCAAGCGGTAAACACAAACTGCTTGATAATTATGAAGATGTATTTAAAATTAAAAACAACTGGTCTACAGAATATATCTGGTCTGTAACATCAAGTGCCGAAAATACCTCTTTGGGTTCTATTTTTCCGGGAGTTTGTTTAGAAGATAAAGGCTGGGGAGTTTACAATGGCTGGGGAAATTTTTATCCAACAAAAGAATTGTTTGATACCTATGATCCAACTGATAAAAGAAGAAGCGCTACAATACTTCAAAAAGGCGATAAGTTTGTTTATTTTGGAGAAGAAGTAACTTTTAACGAAGGTGCTCATATTGTAAGCTCAAGTAACAGAACAGGTTATCAGTTTAAAAAATACATGGAGCCGTTTAGTTATCCAAAAACGACTTCAGGAGGAATTGATATTCGTTATGTAAATGCCAACGGAGATAAACCTTCAACAGCTTTAAACGTACCGCTTTTACGTTATGCCGATGTAATTTTAATGCTGGCTGAGGCAAAATTAATGAAAGGACAAAATGCCGATACTGAAATCAATATGATTCGTCACCGTGCTGGTCTTGGAGATCTTTCTGGAGCAACCATGACCGATTTAAAAAGAGAAAGAAGATGTGAGCTGGCAGGTGAGTGGACTGATCGTCATTTTGATTTAGTGAGATGGGGAGATGCTAAAGAAACTTACGCAAAACCATTGCACCATTATGACGGAAGTGTAATTTATCCGGCACGTAATTTCAACCCTGCAATTCACCATGTTTGGCCAATACCGCCAGATGAAATTGCAGTAAGCAAAGGCGCTTTGACTCAAAACCAAGGCTGGTAA